One Serpentinicella alkaliphila DNA segment encodes these proteins:
- the mutS gene encoding DNA mismatch repair protein MutS — protein sequence MKKYTPMMEQYLSIKDNYKDSLVFFRLGDFYELFFEDAIIASRELEIVLTGRECGQEERAPMCGVPHHSVDTYIDRLVTKGYKVAICEQVEDASVAVGIVKRDVVRVITPGTLIDTQLLEDKKNNYLASVIYLNNGWGLSYTDISTGELFATEIVGESKESRLMNELAKIQPRELIYYVEDSFKEQLLIKLQKSFNYYLNPFHIKTININDLIGLVESLNITNISNSVLEHNIGLKATKTLLAYISETQKRTLNHMNQLTIYDTNETMDLDIISRVNLELTETIRGKSKKGSLLWLLDKTVTAMGGRALRKWIDEPLINIDKITERLDAIEYLKNEVFIRVELKEYLKKIYDIERISGKISYGSANPKDLISLKNSLKQLPHIKYLFNDCKSSFIINLFTGLNDHEEIVNLIETAIADEAPLSIKEGGIIKSGYSEELDELRRATTEGRIWISNLEKEEKEKSGIKSLKVGYNKIFGYYIEVTKSNLHLVPESFIRKQTLANCERYVTPELKEVESKILGAQDKIVALEYELYINIRNFIGNYIESIQRTARAIGQLDVVYSLAQVAEENNYIKPQINNGTLINIEEGRHPVVEKVLDNEMFIANDTSIDSKYNRMSIITGPNMAGKSTYMRQVALIVLMAQIGSFVPARNATIGIVDRIFTRVGASDDLSQGQSTFMVEMSEVANILNNATEKSLLILDEVGRGTSTFDGLSIAWAIIEYLNCNIMSKTLFSTHYHELTELESIMEHVKNYRITVKEDGDNIVFLRKIIEGSADKSYGIQVANIAGLPSKVIQRAKELLEKLEEKDIAKNREVINEKHKETGNIEEVKIEEVRVEYIPNTKENEIIDQLKSINLLETTPLEAMNILYKLHNKATKS from the coding sequence TTGAAAAAGTATACACCTATGATGGAGCAATATTTATCAATTAAAGATAATTATAAAGATTCTTTAGTATTTTTTAGACTTGGTGATTTTTATGAGCTATTTTTTGAAGATGCTATCATAGCATCAAGAGAGTTAGAAATAGTTCTAACAGGAAGAGAATGTGGTCAAGAAGAGCGGGCACCAATGTGTGGAGTGCCTCATCATTCCGTTGATACATATATAGATAGATTAGTGACAAAAGGCTATAAAGTTGCAATTTGTGAGCAAGTAGAAGATGCTTCAGTTGCTGTAGGAATAGTAAAGAGAGATGTTGTTAGAGTAATAACTCCAGGTACATTAATAGATACTCAGCTACTAGAGGATAAGAAGAACAATTATCTAGCTTCGGTTATATATTTAAATAATGGCTGGGGACTATCATATACAGATATATCTACAGGGGAGTTATTTGCTACTGAAATAGTAGGCGAGTCTAAAGAGTCAAGGCTAATGAATGAGTTAGCCAAAATACAACCTAGGGAATTAATATATTATGTAGAAGATAGTTTCAAAGAGCAGCTGCTTATAAAACTACAAAAAAGCTTTAACTACTATTTAAACCCATTTCATATAAAAACTATTAATATTAATGATTTAATTGGTTTGGTTGAGAGTTTAAATATAACTAATATAAGTAATAGTGTTTTAGAACATAATATAGGCTTAAAAGCGACAAAAACCTTACTAGCTTATATCAGTGAAACACAAAAAAGAACATTAAATCATATGAATCAATTAACTATTTATGATACTAATGAAACTATGGATCTAGATATCATTTCAAGAGTTAATTTAGAACTAACAGAAACAATTAGAGGTAAATCTAAAAAGGGTTCTCTATTATGGCTACTTGATAAAACCGTTACGGCTATGGGTGGAAGAGCTTTGAGAAAATGGATTGATGAGCCTTTAATAAATATTGATAAAATAACTGAAAGGCTTGATGCTATTGAATATTTAAAGAACGAAGTTTTTATTAGAGTTGAATTAAAAGAATATTTAAAAAAGATCTATGATATTGAGCGAATTTCAGGTAAAATCTCATATGGTTCAGCAAACCCAAAGGATTTGATTAGTTTAAAAAACTCATTAAAGCAGCTACCACATATTAAATATTTATTTAATGATTGCAAATCTTCATTCATAATAAATCTTTTTACAGGACTTAATGATCATGAGGAGATAGTTAATTTAATAGAAACAGCTATTGCGGATGAAGCACCTTTAAGTATTAAGGAAGGTGGAATTATAAAAAGTGGGTATAGTGAGGAATTAGATGAACTTAGGAGAGCTACGACAGAAGGTCGGATTTGGATTTCTAATCTTGAAAAGGAAGAAAAAGAAAAATCCGGTATTAAATCACTAAAGGTCGGATATAACAAAATATTTGGATACTATATAGAAGTAACTAAATCTAATTTACATTTGGTACCTGAAAGCTTTATTAGAAAACAGACCTTAGCTAATTGTGAAAGATATGTTACCCCAGAATTAAAAGAGGTAGAATCAAAAATATTAGGTGCTCAAGATAAGATTGTAGCATTAGAATATGAACTATATATAAATATAAGGAACTTTATAGGTAATTATATAGAAAGTATTCAAAGAACAGCAAGAGCTATAGGCCAACTAGATGTGGTTTACTCCTTGGCTCAGGTTGCAGAAGAAAACAACTATATTAAACCTCAAATAAATAATGGTACATTAATAAACATTGAAGAGGGAAGACATCCAGTTGTAGAGAAGGTTCTAGATAACGAGATGTTTATAGCTAATGATACTTCTATTGATTCAAAGTATAATAGAATGTCAATTATTACTGGTCCTAACATGGCGGGTAAATCAACATATATGAGACAGGTTGCGTTGATTGTACTTATGGCACAAATAGGCTCCTTTGTACCTGCTAGAAATGCAACAATAGGTATTGTAGATAGAATATTTACTAGAGTTGGAGCAAGTGATGACCTATCTCAAGGCCAAAGTACCTTTATGGTAGAGATGAGTGAGGTAGCAAACATTTTAAATAACGCTACTGAAAAAAGTCTTTTAATTTTAGATGAGGTTGGTAGGGGAACAAGTACTTTTGATGGTCTAAGTATTGCTTGGGCAATAATAGAATATTTAAATTGCAACATTATGTCGAAAACCCTCTTTTCTACTCACTATCACGAACTTACTGAACTAGAGAGCATAATGGAACATGTAAAAAATTATCGAATAACAGTGAAAGAGGACGGAGACAATATTGTGTTCTTAAGAAAAATAATTGAGGGTTCTGCTGATAAGAGCTATGGTATACAGGTGGCAAATATAGCTGGATTACCTTCTAAAGTTATTCAAAGGGCTAAGGAGCTATTGGAAAAGCTCGAAGAGAAGGATATAGCTAAAAATAGGGAAGTAATTAATGAAAAGCACAAAGAGACAGGAAATATTGAGGAAGTAAAAATTGAAGAAGTAAGGGTTGAATATATTCCTAACACAAAGGAAAACGAAATAATTGACCAGTTAAAGAGTATTAACCTGCTTGAAACGACTCCCCTTGAGGCAATGAATATTTTGTATAAGCTCCATAATAAGGCAACAAAATCATAG
- a CDS encoding cell shape-determining protein: MKKLGIIAFSILFIVLLVFTDYILMPVWLLNHSFTLFVLLIFAVIISVVTISLLRNKVAYSSLILVALVIVIMVVQFFRSSSIFKHQEKRYLIGDIKEKEFNLEISPVDLSKLPEVTPRMALNLGDKRLGEDLALGSQVTLKEFWANHVDGELYYVAPLAHSGFFRWRDNKEGTPGYVIINAANQREVRLVKEVNGEPIRIKYQPSAYFSDDLYRKIYRSGYRNVGLTDFSFELDDNFNPYWVVTLYKNKVGTSGADPIGVLIIDPQTGDIEEYSLENMPAWVDRAIPQYIAIDQINYWGRLVNGWWNPSKRGMLQTTEGTNTVYNEGRSYFYTGVTSAGADESTIGFMLVDTRSKETVLYKISGATETSAMRSAEGAVQQFEYDATFPILINLEGEPTYYMTLLDRQGLIKQYAFVNVRDYSIVGIGETKNQASSNYVSRLRDRGQWTPIENVYDEVNLEGRVVRVGSSIIDGSTYYYILLDTMREKIFIAPLTMSNQLPLTKEGDRVNISYYDSPSGNINLSRFNNLEIRPNN, translated from the coding sequence TTGAAAAAACTTGGTATTATTGCATTTTCAATTTTATTTATTGTACTTTTAGTATTTACAGATTATATCCTAATGCCCGTATGGTTATTAAACCATTCTTTTACGTTATTTGTACTATTAATATTTGCAGTTATTATATCAGTAGTTACAATTTCCTTATTAAGAAATAAAGTAGCATATTCAAGTTTAATTCTAGTTGCATTAGTAATAGTTATAATGGTGGTTCAATTTTTTAGAAGTAGTAGTATATTTAAACATCAAGAGAAGCGTTATTTAATTGGAGATATTAAAGAGAAGGAATTCAATTTAGAAATTTCTCCAGTTGATTTATCAAAGCTACCAGAGGTTACACCAAGAATGGCCCTTAACTTAGGAGATAAACGTCTTGGGGAAGACTTGGCCTTAGGAAGCCAAGTAACTTTAAAGGAGTTTTGGGCAAATCATGTGGATGGTGAGCTTTATTACGTTGCACCGTTAGCACATTCTGGTTTTTTCAGATGGAGGGACAATAAAGAGGGCACACCCGGATATGTCATAATTAACGCAGCTAATCAGAGAGAGGTTAGATTAGTTAAGGAAGTTAATGGGGAGCCAATTAGAATAAAATATCAACCAAGTGCTTATTTTAGTGATGATCTTTATAGAAAAATATATAGGTCTGGATATAGAAATGTTGGATTAACTGACTTTTCTTTTGAATTAGATGATAATTTTAATCCTTACTGGGTTGTAACTTTATACAAAAACAAGGTAGGTACTTCTGGAGCAGACCCAATAGGTGTTCTAATTATAGATCCACAAACTGGAGATATCGAGGAATATAGCTTAGAAAATATGCCTGCTTGGGTTGATCGTGCAATACCTCAATATATCGCGATAGATCAAATAAATTATTGGGGAAGATTAGTAAATGGATGGTGGAACCCTTCTAAAAGAGGGATGCTACAAACTACTGAAGGAACAAATACTGTGTATAATGAAGGTAGAAGCTATTTTTACACAGGCGTAACATCTGCTGGGGCTGATGAATCAACCATAGGTTTTATGCTCGTAGATACTAGAAGCAAAGAAACAGTCCTTTATAAGATTTCTGGTGCCACTGAAACCTCTGCTATGAGATCAGCTGAGGGGGCTGTACAGCAATTCGAGTATGATGCTACTTTCCCGATACTAATAAATTTAGAGGGTGAACCAACTTATTATATGACACTTCTTGATAGACAGGGCTTAATAAAACAATATGCCTTTGTTAATGTTAGGGACTATAGTATTGTTGGTATAGGGGAAACTAAAAATCAAGCAAGTTCTAATTATGTAAGTAGACTAAGAGATAGGGGACAATGGACACCTATTGAAAATGTGTATGATGAAGTAAATTTAGAAGGTAGAGTAGTTAGAGTAGGGAGTTCTATTATAGACGGAAGCACTTACTATTATATTCTTCTTGATACTATGAGAGAAAAGATTTTTATAGCCCCACTAACTATGAGTAATCAATTACCTTTAACTAAAGAAGGGGATAGGGTGAATATAAGCTATTATGATAGTCCTTCTGGTAATATTAATTTATCAAGATTTAACAACTTAGAGATAAGACCTAATAATTAA
- a CDS encoding catalase-related domain-containing protein has product MTIDRGRVSYSKNSIQANDPKPASEAQGGYIHYQESVHGRKIRERSDSFMDNFSQATIFWNSMSCAEKQHIIESFHFEVGNVQDMQKIKERVG; this is encoded by the coding sequence ATGACAATAGACCGTGGACGAGTAAGTTATTCTAAAAATTCTATTCAAGCAAATGACCCTAAACCAGCCTCAGAGGCTCAAGGTGGATATATACACTATCAAGAGTCAGTACATGGACGTAAGATTCGTGAAAGAAGTGACAGCTTTATGGATAACTTTAGTCAAGCTACTATCTTTTGGAATAGTATGTCTTGTGCTGAGAAGCAACATATTATTGAATCCTTTCACTTTGAAGTTGGAAATGTACAAGATATGCAGAAGATAAAAGAACGGGTAGGTTGA
- a CDS encoding catalase has protein sequence MIMWLLSNRAIRRIYRMMECFGVNTFRFVNEQSKARFVKFHWKPFLGVHSLVWDEAQKLAGKDPDYHRRVIYDAINNGDYLSMN, from the coding sequence ATGATAATGTGGCTATTATCCAATAGGGCTATACGTCGAATCTATAGAATGATGGAATGTTTTGGAGTAAACACATTTAGATTTGTAAACGAACAGAGTAAAGCAAGATTTGTTAAATTTCATTGGAAACCATTCTTAGGTGTTCACTCTCTTGTATGGGACGAAGCCCAAAAGTTAGCTGGTAAAGACCCTGACTATCATCGTAGAGTTATTTATGACGCGATAAATAATGGAGACTACCTGAGTATGAATTAG
- a CDS encoding DUF4304 domain-containing protein, with amino-acid sequence MDTGYNEAEFKELISKYNYKEIMHHTFKNVITPQFKERGFRKNNKTFYKERDGLIEICNVQFSSFNHRTTSSLTYNISIAIPSLYKSLGITVKNKLEATVFESRYGTIILYLNGIPSNFDYWYRLEAYTPSNINEFESEIDENINLLSNQLDSRYNIKTGEGFEEVVVADIDNYILKFFESIPDAETLLDHIENDDPKGIIDESMMLQTSMLYYSNGEIEKGKKILNRIGNGNYKVLIERYTTDGIISL; translated from the coding sequence ATGGATACAGGTTATAATGAGGCTGAATTTAAAGAATTAATATCTAAATATAATTACAAAGAGATAATGCATCACACTTTTAAAAATGTAATTACTCCTCAGTTTAAGGAAAGAGGATTTAGAAAAAATAATAAGACATTCTATAAAGAAAGAGATGGGCTTATAGAAATTTGTAATGTCCAATTTTCAAGTTTTAACCATAGGACTACTTCTTCATTAACATATAATATAAGTATTGCTATACCATCACTATATAAATCTTTAGGGATTACAGTTAAAAACAAACTGGAAGCAACTGTTTTTGAAAGTAGATACGGTACAATTATTCTTTATTTAAATGGTATTCCTTCGAATTTCGATTATTGGTATAGACTAGAAGCTTATACTCCGTCAAATATCAACGAATTTGAAAGTGAAATTGATGAAAATATAAATTTACTAAGTAATCAATTGGACAGTAGATATAACATTAAGACAGGTGAAGGATTTGAAGAGGTTGTAGTAGCTGACATAGATAATTATATACTAAAATTCTTCGAATCAATCCCTGACGCAGAGACTTTATTAGACCATATTGAAAATGACGACCCTAAGGGAATAATAGATGAATCAATGATGCTACAAACATCAATGTTATACTATTCAAATGGTGAAATTGAGAAAGGAAAAAAGATATTAAATAGAATAGGTAATGGTAACTATAAAGTACTAATAGAAAGGTATACAACAGATGGTATAATAAGCTTGTAG
- a CDS encoding DUF5412 family protein codes for MKVKIIISSAITLITMLLVFGCTAENTIVKKVDSPSGEYVAYPFIRDAGATTDFSTQVSILKKSEKYNNRAGNIFIGSGSEFINIYWESDNNLVIVHDRDKRDIFKKVQKNIIYQLNMC; via the coding sequence TTGAAAGTTAAAATAATAATCTCTTCTGCAATAACACTTATAACAATGCTTTTGGTATTTGGATGTACAGCTGAAAATACAATTGTGAAAAAGGTAGATTCACCTAGTGGTGAGTACGTTGCTTATCCCTTTATAAGGGACGCCGGAGCAACCACTGACTTTAGTACCCAGGTTTCTATACTGAAGAAAAGTGAAAAATACAACAATAGAGCTGGAAATATATTTATAGGTAGTGGTTCTGAGTTTATTAATATATATTGGGAAAGTGATAATAATCTAGTTATTGTACACGACAGAGATAAGAGAGATATATTTAAAAAAGTACAAAAAAACATAATATATCAATTAAATATGTGTTAA
- a CDS encoding DUF4279 domain-containing protein gives MSEVKIEFSIIGDDFFPEEITKLLGIQPTEAYCIDDEFLGGSEKSIPMKRKETCWRIETDYAETIDVEFELRKIYNLIKDKADILKMIQNKFCTTCKFVIVIYFSDNPILGIDRDIIKFAAEIDAEFQFDTYI, from the coding sequence ATGTCTGAAGTAAAAATAGAATTTAGTATTATAGGGGATGACTTTTTTCCAGAAGAGATAACAAAATTGCTTGGTATTCAGCCTACTGAAGCATATTGTATCGATGATGAATTTTTGGGGGGAAGCGAAAAGAGTATTCCTATGAAACGAAAGGAAACCTGCTGGCGCATTGAAACAGATTATGCTGAAACAATTGACGTTGAATTTGAGCTGCGAAAAATATATAATCTTATAAAGGATAAAGCAGATATTTTAAAAATGATTCAAAATAAGTTTTGTACAACCTGTAAATTTGTTATTGTCATATATTTTAGCGATAATCCAATACTGGGAATAGATAGGGATATAATTAAATTTGCAGCAGAAATAGATGCAGAATTTCAGTTTGATACCTATATCTGA
- a CDS encoding TetR/AcrR family transcriptional regulator, giving the protein MFTRKKILDVSKAIFEENGYKKARASEIAKLANIGEGTLFNYFKSKSELFIATFFESFDASEYKINKTQINSEEQFIEVIISIIDYYVNNIKQIDKQLLREYFSIIYDINSESTIARQNLISADMVIKNNLNVLFNTLLESEINKEAIDFETAIECIYACSINALNEFVYDDEITYDLMLATLRKQIKFIINGNIFFK; this is encoded by the coding sequence ATGTTTACACGTAAAAAGATTTTAGATGTTTCTAAGGCAATATTTGAGGAAAATGGATATAAGAAAGCCAGGGCATCTGAGATAGCAAAGTTAGCTAATATCGGAGAAGGTACTCTGTTTAACTACTTTAAATCAAAAAGTGAGCTGTTTATTGCTACATTTTTTGAAAGCTTTGATGCTTCAGAATATAAAATTAATAAAACTCAGATTAACTCAGAAGAACAGTTTATTGAAGTAATTATTTCTATTATTGATTATTATGTAAATAATATTAAACAAATAGATAAACAACTATTACGAGAATATTTTTCTATTATTTATGACATTAATTCAGAATCGACTATAGCAAGACAAAACCTTATTAGTGCAGATATGGTTATTAAGAATAATCTAAATGTACTTTTTAATACCCTACTTGAATCTGAGATTAATAAAGAAGCTATTGATTTTGAAACAGCCATAGAGTGTATATATGCCTGCTCAATTAATGCTTTGAATGAATTTGTTTATGATGATGAAATAACCTATGATTTAATGTTAGCTACTTTGAGGAAACAAATAAAATTTATTATTAATGGTAATATTTTCTTTAAGTAA
- a CDS encoding YgiQ family radical SAM protein, which yields MSKFLPISKDDMRERGWDQLDFVLVSGDAYVDHPSFGAAVIGRILENRGYKVGIIAQPPWQNNEGFKSLGKPRLGFLITAGNIDSMVNHYTVSKKTRNDDLYSPGGKSGYRPDRASLVYSHRVKEAYSDVPIILGGIEASLRRFAHYDYWTNKVRRSLLLDAKADLIVYGMGERQIIEIAEALESGLPVNEITFVKGTVYKTKDKDRAYKPIMLPHYDEILESKKKYAESFMLQYNNMDAIVGKPLIEPYNNFFVVQNPPHEPMSQSELDNVYSLPYMRTYHPIYESMGGIPAIKEVKFSLTSNRGCFGSCNFCALTFHQGRVVQSRSHKSIISEAEKMIWDPEFKGYIHDVGGPTANFRDRACDKQVKHGVCKDKLCLFPNPCSKLKIDHKDYLKLLRNLRKLPNVKKVFIRSGLRYDYLIHDKNDEFFKELCKHHISGQLKVAPEHISEEVLNKMGKPKREVYDKFVKKYKKINEDLEMNQFLVPYLMSSHPGSTLKEAIELAEYLRDLGYMPEQVQDFYPTPGTLSTCMYYTELDPRTMEKVYVPKTPHEKAMQRALIQYRKPQNYDLVYEALIKANRRDLIGFGKECLIRPRKPSDSDDNNYRGKGKTTKDSSSSKSRNKKDNNVKDRSNNKKDDRNRDKSRDNKNKNSRSSATTKGTNQRTDNKKSSVPNKSNKGKRR from the coding sequence ATGTCTAAATTTTTACCGATAAGTAAGGATGATATGAGAGAGAGAGGCTGGGACCAACTGGATTTTGTTCTTGTTTCTGGTGATGCCTATGTTGATCACCCCTCATTTGGAGCAGCAGTCATAGGAAGAATACTTGAAAATAGAGGATATAAAGTTGGTATTATAGCACAGCCACCATGGCAAAACAATGAAGGATTTAAGAGTTTAGGTAAACCTAGACTTGGATTTTTAATAACAGCTGGAAATATAGATTCGATGGTGAACCATTACACAGTATCGAAAAAGACAAGAAACGATGACTTATATTCACCAGGTGGAAAGTCTGGGTATAGACCTGACAGAGCATCACTAGTTTATTCCCATAGAGTTAAGGAAGCATATAGCGATGTACCAATAATCCTTGGTGGAATAGAAGCTAGCCTAAGACGTTTTGCCCATTATGATTATTGGACAAACAAAGTCAGAAGGTCATTACTATTAGACGCTAAGGCAGACTTAATAGTTTATGGAATGGGAGAGCGTCAAATAATAGAAATAGCTGAAGCTCTAGAAAGTGGACTACCCGTTAATGAAATAACTTTTGTAAAGGGTACTGTTTATAAAACGAAGGATAAGGATAGAGCTTATAAACCAATTATGCTTCCCCATTATGATGAAATATTAGAATCTAAAAAGAAATATGCGGAGAGTTTTATGCTTCAATATAACAATATGGATGCAATTGTTGGAAAACCACTGATTGAGCCATATAATAACTTTTTTGTTGTACAAAATCCACCCCACGAGCCTATGAGTCAGTCAGAGCTAGACAATGTATATTCTTTACCATATATGAGAACCTATCATCCTATTTACGAGTCAATGGGAGGAATACCAGCAATAAAGGAAGTTAAATTTAGTCTTACAAGTAATAGGGGTTGTTTTGGTAGCTGTAACTTCTGTGCATTAACATTCCACCAAGGAAGAGTTGTTCAATCTAGGAGCCATAAATCAATTATATCGGAAGCAGAGAAAATGATATGGGATCCTGAGTTTAAAGGATATATTCATGATGTAGGTGGGCCAACTGCAAATTTTAGGGATAGGGCATGTGATAAACAGGTAAAGCATGGGGTTTGTAAAGATAAGCTTTGTTTATTCCCAAATCCATGTAGTAAATTAAAAATTGACCATAAGGATTATTTGAAACTTCTAAGAAATCTTAGAAAACTTCCAAATGTGAAAAAAGTTTTTATTAGGTCAGGTCTAAGATATGACTACTTAATCCATGATAAAAATGATGAGTTTTTTAAAGAATTATGTAAGCACCATATAAGTGGACAGCTTAAGGTGGCACCGGAGCATATTTCTGAAGAAGTTCTTAATAAAATGGGGAAACCGAAAAGGGAAGTTTATGATAAGTTTGTAAAGAAATATAAAAAGATTAATGAAGATCTAGAAATGAATCAATTCCTAGTTCCATATCTAATGTCTAGTCACCCAGGTTCAACACTTAAGGAAGCAATTGAGCTTGCTGAATACTTAAGGGACTTAGGTTATATGCCTGAGCAAGTACAGGATTTTTATCCAACGCCGGGTACTTTATCAACCTGTATGTACTATACGGAATTAGATCCTAGAACTATGGAAAAAGTATATGTACCTAAAACACCACATGAGAAAGCAATGCAAAGAGCTCTAATTCAATATAGGAAGCCTCAAAACTACGATTTAGTTTACGAAGCACTTATTAAAGCAAATAGAAGGGATTTAATAGGCTTTGGAAAAGAATGTTTAATAAGACCTAGGAAACCTTCAGATTCTGATGACAATAACTATAGAGGAAAGGGTAAAACAACGAAGGATAGTTCATCCTCAAAATCTAGAAATAAGAAAGATAATAACGTAAAAGATAGAAGTAATAACAAAAAAGACGATAGAAATAGAGATAAATCTAGAGATAACAAAAATAAGAATAGTAGAAGCAGTGCTACGACAAAAGGTACAAACCAAAGAACAGATAATAAGAAGAGTAGTGTACCTAATAAATCAAATAAAGGTAAGCGAAGATAA